In one Anopheles merus strain MAF unplaced genomic scaffold, AmerM5.1 LNR4000529, whole genome shotgun sequence genomic region, the following are encoded:
- the LOC121602602 gene encoding E3 ubiquitin-protein transferase MAEA-like, whose protein sequence is MAEIRAMEHPTLKVPYEILNKRFRIAQKTLDRELSQIQNVASELEKGLTEGSDSTEISRLLGGVVERLQVLKRKAEESISEELSAGFVCKRRLEHLKQNVNPPVDATTLELQAAATNQWKKIRLDRMIVEHFLRLGYYDTAERLAERSGIRDLTNLDIFQVTREVERDLVNRCTVKCIAWCNDNKSKLKKINSTIEFQLRVQEFVELIRDDKRLLAVRHAQKYFPAFEHEQLKEIRQCMALLAFPVSTEIEPYKTLFDPQRWHDLVLHFRLENYRLFQLPAQSVLSVAVQAGISALKTPQCYSYTSKNMNCPVCQENVNKIAENLPFSHCAQSRLICRITGKPLNEHNLPMMLPNGQIFGQQAIEQMRRENDVLVCPKTNETFRSPKIEKVFVM, encoded by the exons ATGGCCGAAATCCGTGCAATGGAACATCCTACCCTGAAG GTACCGTATGAAATTTTGAATAAACGCTTCCGAATCGCTCAAAAAACTTTGGATCGCGAATTGAGTCAGATACAGAATGTAGCCTCCGAGCTGGAGAAGGGACTGACGGAAGGATCCGACAGTACGGAAATATCGCGTCTTCTTGGCGGGGTTGTCGAACGGCTGCAGGTGCTGAAGCGCAAGGCCGAAGAAAGTATCTCCGAGGAGCTGTCGGCCGGGTTTGTCTGCAAACGGCGGCTGGAGCATCTGAAGCAGAACGTCAATCCGCCAGTCGATGCCACCACGCTGGAACTACAAGCAGCTGCCACGAACCAGTGGAAGAAGATCCGGCTGGACCGCATGATCGTGGAGCATTTCCTGCGTCTGGGATACTACGACACCGCGGAACGATTGGCTGAGCGCAGCGGAATCCGCGATCTGACCAACCTGGACATCTTCCAGGTGACGCGCGAGGTGGAGCGCGATCTGGTGAACCGTTGTACGGTGAAGTGCATCGCCTGGTGCAATGACAACAAGTCGAAGCTGAAGAAGATAAACTCCACGATCGAGTTCCAGCTGCGCGTGCAAGAGTTCGTCGAGCTGATCCGCGACGATAAGCGACTGTTGGCGGTGCGCCATGCACAGAAGTACTTCCCGGCGTTTGAGCACGAGCAGCTGAAGGAGATACGCCAGTGCATGGCACTGCTGGCCTTCCCGGTGAGCACGGAGATCGAACCGTACAAAACACTGTTCGATCCGCAGCGCTGGCACGATCTGGTGCTACACTTCCGGCTGGAAAACTATCGGCTGTTTCAGCTGCCGGCCCAGTCGGTACTGAGTGTGGCCGTACAGGCGGGCATTTCAGCACTGAAAACGCCCCAATGCTATTCGTACACATCCAAAAACATGAACTGCCCGGTATGCCAGGAGAATGTGAACAAGATAGCGGAGAATTTGCCGTTCTCGCACTGTGCCCAGAGTCGGCTGATTTGCAG AATTACTGGGAAACCGTTGAACGAACACAACCTGCCGATGATGCTGCCAAATGGACAGATCTTTGGTCAGCAAGCGATTGAGCAGATGCGTCGCGAGAACGACGTACTTGTCTGccccaaaacaaacgaaacgttCCGTTCGCCAAAGATTGAAAAGGTGTTCGTGATGTAG